The following coding sequences lie in one Flavobacterium sp. 20NA77.7 genomic window:
- the ftsY gene encoding signal recognition particle-docking protein FtsY has protein sequence MNFFKKIFSSEKKETLDKGLEITKTTFFSKLTKAVAGKSKVDDEVLDNLEEVLISSDVGVATTLKIIERIEKRVAQDKYLGTEELNEILREEIASLLAETNTGNDSEFIVPSTTKPYVIMVVGVNGVGKTTTIGKLAHQFKNAGYKVVLGAADTFRAAAIDQLQIWADRVGVPIVKQQMGSDPASVAFDTLQSAVSQNADVVIIDTAGRLHNKLGLMNELSKVKRVMQKVVEDAPHDVLLVLDGSTGQNAFEQAKQFTAATEVTSLAVTKLDGTAKGGVVIGISDQFQVPVKYIGVGEGIKDLQVFNKFEFVDSFFN, from the coding sequence ATGAATTTTTTTAAAAAAATATTTTCATCTGAAAAAAAAGAAACCTTAGATAAAGGATTGGAAATTACTAAAACCACTTTCTTTTCTAAATTAACTAAGGCGGTAGCTGGAAAATCTAAAGTTGATGATGAAGTTTTAGATAATCTAGAAGAGGTTCTTATTTCTTCAGATGTAGGAGTAGCTACTACATTAAAAATCATCGAAAGAATTGAAAAGCGAGTGGCTCAAGATAAATATTTGGGTACAGAAGAACTAAATGAAATACTAAGAGAAGAGATCGCTTCTTTATTAGCAGAAACTAATACTGGAAATGACTCTGAATTTATTGTGCCGTCAACTACTAAACCGTATGTGATTATGGTTGTAGGTGTAAATGGAGTGGGTAAGACCACCACGATTGGTAAATTAGCGCATCAATTTAAAAATGCAGGTTATAAGGTTGTATTAGGTGCCGCTGACACATTTAGAGCGGCTGCTATAGATCAATTACAAATTTGGGCAGATAGAGTAGGCGTGCCTATTGTAAAACAACAAATGGGAAGTGATCCTGCATCTGTTGCTTTTGATACATTACAATCAGCTGTTTCTCAAAATGCTGATGTAGTTATTATTGATACGGCAGGAAGGTTGCATAATAAATTAGGTTTAATGAATGAATTGTCTAAAGTAAAACGAGTAATGCAAAAAGTTGTGGAAGACGCACCACATGACGTATTATTAGTTTTAGATGGTTCAACTGGACAGAATGCATTTGAACAAGCAAAACAATTCACTGCTGCTACAGAAGTTACTAGTTTGGCTGTTACAAAATTAGATGGTACAGCTAAAGGAGGAGTAGTTATTGGAATATCAGATCAATTTCAGGTTCCAGTAAAATATATTGGAGTAGGAGAAGGGATAAAAGATTTACAAGTATTTAATAAATTTGAATTTGTTGATTCATTTTTTAACTAA
- the rny gene encoding ribonuclease Y — translation MTLTIILCIVAGIAGGFGVAKFLEKSNVSNLIKNAKKEAASILKDAKTEAETIKKDKLLQAKEKFLELKSEHEKEILAKDKRIAEAEKRTRDKESQISNELAKTKKVNDDLEEKIEEYNTKVEFYEKKTQEVEKLHKSQVEQLETISGLSAEDAKNQLIESLKAEAKTEAMAHIQETIEEAKLTAQQEAKKIIINTIQRVGTEEAIENCVSVFNIESDDVKGRIIGREGRNIRALEAATGVEIIVDDTPEAIILSCFDPVRREIARLALHKLVTDGRIHPARIEEVVAKTQKQIEEEIIEVGKRTVIDLGIHGLHPELIKIVGRMKYRSSYGQNLLQHSREVAKLCGLMAAELGLNVKLAKRAGLLHDIGKVPETESELPHAILGMQWAEKYGEKEEVCNAIGAHHDEIEMKYLISPIIQVCDAISGARPGARRQVLDSYIQRLKDLEEIAYGFQGVKNAYAIQAGRELRVLVESEKVSDEMAASLSFDISHKIQTEMTYPGQVKVTVIRETRVVNIAK, via the coding sequence ATGACACTAACAATTATTTTATGTATCGTCGCCGGAATTGCAGGTGGATTTGGAGTTGCTAAATTTTTAGAAAAAAGCAATGTCTCAAATTTAATAAAAAATGCAAAAAAAGAGGCCGCTTCTATATTAAAAGATGCCAAAACAGAGGCAGAAACAATTAAAAAAGACAAATTGCTTCAGGCAAAAGAAAAATTTTTAGAACTAAAATCTGAACATGAAAAAGAGATTTTAGCTAAAGACAAACGTATTGCAGAAGCAGAAAAGAGAACAAGAGACAAAGAGTCTCAAATTTCCAATGAATTGGCAAAAACTAAAAAAGTCAATGACGATTTAGAAGAAAAAATTGAAGAATATAACACTAAAGTTGAATTCTACGAAAAGAAAACACAAGAAGTTGAAAAATTACATAAAAGTCAAGTAGAGCAATTAGAGACTATCTCTGGTTTATCGGCTGAAGATGCAAAAAATCAACTTATTGAAAGCTTAAAAGCGGAAGCTAAAACAGAAGCAATGGCTCATATTCAAGAAACTATTGAAGAAGCCAAACTTACTGCACAACAAGAAGCCAAAAAAATTATCATTAATACGATTCAACGTGTAGGAACAGAAGAGGCAATAGAAAATTGTGTTTCTGTATTCAATATAGAATCTGACGATGTAAAAGGGAGAATTATTGGTAGAGAAGGTAGAAACATTAGAGCTTTAGAAGCAGCCACAGGTGTAGAAATTATTGTTGATGATACTCCTGAAGCTATTATTCTTTCTTGTTTTGATCCAGTTAGAAGAGAAATTGCTCGTTTAGCACTTCATAAATTAGTAACCGATGGACGTATTCACCCAGCGCGAATTGAAGAAGTTGTTGCTAAAACGCAAAAACAAATTGAAGAAGAAATTATAGAAGTAGGTAAACGAACCGTTATTGATTTAGGAATTCACGGATTACACCCTGAATTAATAAAAATAGTAGGAAGAATGAAGTACCGTTCTTCTTATGGTCAAAACTTACTTCAACACTCAAGAGAAGTGGCTAAACTTTGTGGTTTAATGGCCGCTGAACTAGGCTTAAATGTAAAACTTGCAAAGAGAGCAGGTTTATTACACGATATTGGTAAAGTGCCTGAAACAGAAAGTGAATTACCACATGCTATTTTAGGGATGCAATGGGCAGAAAAATATGGTGAAAAAGAAGAAGTATGTAACGCTATTGGAGCTCACCACGACGAAATTGAAATGAAATATTTAATTTCTCCTATTATTCAAGTTTGTGATGCTATCTCTGGAGCAAGACCAGGCGCAAGAAGACAGGTCTTAGATTCTTACATACAACGTTTAAAAGACTTAGAAGAAATTGCTTATGGGTTCCAAGGAGTGAAAAATGCGTATGCTATTCAAGCTGGTAGAGAACTACGTGTCCTTGTAGAAAGTGAAAAAGTAAGCGATGAAATGGCAGCGAGCCTTTCTTTTGATATTTCACACAAAATTCAAACCGAAATGACTTATCCAGGTCAAGTTAAAGTTACAGTAATTAGAGAAACGCGTGTAGTAAATATTGCCAAGTAA